The following is a genomic window from Amycolatopsis acidiphila.
TGGTCCCGCAGTCCTGGTTCGCCGTCCTCGGTGGACAGCTGGTGCTCGGCGTCGCGGTGCTGGCGGTGCTGGCGGTCGTCCTGGCCCTGTGCAGCGAGGCGGACGCGTTCGTCGCGGCGTCGCTGACGGCGTTGCCGCTGCTGCCGAAGCTGGTCTTCCTGGTGGTGGGCCCGGCGATCGACGTCAAGCTGTTCGCCCTGCAGGCGGGCACCTTCGGCCGCTCGTTCGCGGTGCGGTTCGCGCCGGTGACGTTCGTCGTCGCCGTGTGCTGCGCGCTCGTGGTCGGCACGCTGCTGGTCGGCGGTGCGCGATGAGGCTCGCGCTCGCGTCCGTGGCCCTGGGCGCGGTCGGCGTGGTGTTCGCGGTCTCCACCTGGGTGACCTGGCTGATCATCCAGCCCGGCGACCCGACGCCACTGACGATCGTCGTCGCGCTGGTGCTCGGGGCGTTGTGGGTCGTCGTGCTCGGGGCCGCGGTGCTCGCGCTGATCTTCGGTTTCGTCGGCCGGGCGGCCGGCGGTCTCGCGAAGGCCGGCATCGGGCTGGGCGTCGTCGCGATGCTGCTCGCGCTCGGCGGCGCGGTCGCGTTCGTCGCCGCGGCCGCGGACTGGACGCCGGTGGTGGCCCGGTGAGGCGCGAGACGCAGAACATCCTGCTGGTGCTGCTCGGCGGTGCCCTGCTCAAGATCGGCCTCAACGGCGACTACCTGCGTTACGTCAAGCCGGCCCAGCAGCCCTGGGTGCTCGCCGGCGGAGCGGTGATGGTCGCGCTCGGCGCCGTCGCCATCGTCCGCGACATCCGGGCCCACCACGCCGACGACGGCCACGGCCACCACCACCTCGCCCGGTCCGCCTGGCTGCTGATGCTGCCGGTGCTCGCGGTCTTCCTCGTCGCGCCGCCCGCCCTCGGCTCGGACTCCGTCACCCGCACCGAGGCCCGCGCCCCGGCGCAGAGCCAGGCGGTCTTCCCGCCGTTGCCGCAAGGGGAGGTCGTGCCGCTGTCGCTGACCGACCTCGTCACCCGCGCGGGCTGGGACTCCGGCGGTTCACTCAACGGCCGCACGGTGCGGCTGACGGGGTTCGTCACGCATTCCCACGGCTCCGTGCTGCTCGCACGCATGATCATCACCTGCTGTGCCGCCGACGCGTACCCGCTGACGGTCCGGCTGGCCGGTCCCACGGGCGCGGCCTATCCGGACGACACCTGGCTGGAGGTCACCGGGCAGGTCGTGCCCGGTACGGCGACCAGGGCCGACCGCTACACGCCGGACCTGGTGGTCGCGTCGGTGCGTCGCATTGCGCAGCCGCGGGACCCTTACGAGGACTGAGCCACCCGGGCCGCGCAGTCGGCGCAGGTGCCGACGATCTCGACCGTGTGCGTGATCTCCGAGAACCCGTGCCCGGACGCGATCTTCTCCGCCCAGCGTTCCACGGCCGGCCCCTCCACCTCGACCGTCCGGCCGCAGTGGCGGCACACCAGGTGGTGATGGTGGTGCGAGGAGCAGCGGCGGTAGATCGCCTCGCCGCTGTCGGTGCGCAGCACGTCGATCTCGCCGGCCTCCGACAACGACTGCAGCGTCCGGTAGACCGTCGTGAGCCCGATGCCGTCGCCGCGTTTGCGCAGCTCGTCGTGCAGTTCCTGGGCCGACCGGAAGTCGTCGACCTCCGCCAGCAGCTCCACCACCGCCGCGCGCTGCCTTGTCGACCGCAGGCCGGGCACGGGCGCGACCCTACTCATGCGTCCTCCTGAACGTGTGCCACCGCGTCCACCACGATATGGGCCAGGTGGTCGTCGACGAGCCGGTACACCACTTCGCGCCCGTGCCGCTCGCCCTGCACGACTCCGGCGGCCTTGAGCACCCGCAGGTGCTGGCTGATCAGCGGCTGCGCGACGTCGAGCGCGTCGACCAGCTCGTGCACGCAGCGGTCGCCGTCGCGCAGCTGCAGGACGATCGCGATCCGCACCGGCGCGGCGAGCGCCCGCAGCAGCTCCCCGGCCCCGGCCAGCGCCGCGGTCGAGGGAACCGGCGTGCCCGGCCTGACCGGCCCCTCCGCGTGCACCTCGTCCGGCACCTGGCTCGCCGTGGGCATGTCGATCTCCAGCCTGTCGTGCGGGTGTCCTTCCATCCTAGTGGGCGGTAGCCCGGCGCCCGCCGATCTGTCAAGCCCCACCGCACGAGCGCGAAGCGGCCGGATAGGCTGGACGAAACCATCCCGCCGGCTATGGAGAGCGTGGAGTGCCCGCCAACACGATTGAGACCGTCGTCAGCTTGTGCAAGCGCCGTGGCTTCGTCTTCCCCAGCGGGGAGATCTACGGCGGTACCCGGTCGGCGTGGGACTACGGACCGCTCGGGGTCGAGCTCAAGGAGAACGTCAAGCGCCAGTGGTGGAAGACCATGGTGCAGAGCCGGGACGACGTCGTCGGCCTGGACTCGGCGGTGATCCTGCCGCGCAAGGTCTGGGAGGCCTCCGGGCACGTCGAGGCGTTCGTCGACCCGCTGGTCGAGTGCCTGTCCTGCCACCGCCGCTTCCGGGCGGACCACCTGCAGGAGGAGTACGCCGAGCGCACCGGCAAGGAGCAGGCCGAGGGTGACCTGTCCGACGTGCCGTGCCCGAACTGCGGCACCCGCGGCCAGTACACCGCGCCCCGCAGCTTCAACGGGTTGCTCAAGACCTATCTCGGCCCGGTGGAGAGCGACGAGGGCCTGCACTACCTGCGCCCGGAGACCGCGCAGGGCATCTTCGTCAACTTCCTCAACGTGCAGACCACCTCCCGCAAGAAGCCGCCGTTCGGCATCGGCCAGGTCGGCAAGTCCTTCCGCAACGAGATCACCCCCGGCAACTTCATCTTCCGCACGCGTGAGTTCGAGCAGATGGAGATGGAGTACTTCGTCGAGCCGGGCGAGGACGAGCGCTGGCACCAGTACTGGATCGACCTGCGCACCGACTGGTACACCGACCTGGGCATCCGGCGGGACAACCTGCGGCACTACGAGCACCCGAAGGACAAGCTGTCGCACTACTCGAAGCGGACGGTGGACATCGAGTATCGCTTCGGGTTCTCCTCGGGCCAGGAGTGGGGTGAGCTCGAGGGCATCGCGAACCGCACCGACTTCGACCTGACGACGCACTCGAACCACTCGGGTGTCGACCTGTCGTACTTCGACCAGGCCACCGGGCAGCGCTACCGGCCGTTCGTGATCGAGCCGGCCGCGGGCGTGGGCCGCCCGATGATGGCGTTCCTGCTCGACGCCTACACCGAGGACGAGGTGCCCAACGCCAAGGGCGGCGTGGACAAGCGGGTCGTGCTGAAGCTGGACTACCGGCTCGCGCCGTACAAGGTCGCCGTGCTCCCGCTCTCGCGCAACGCCGACCTCACGCCGAAGGCGAAGGACCTCGCCGCGCGGCTGCGCAGGAACTGGAGCGTCGACTTCGACGACGCCGGGTCGATCGGCAAGCGCTACCGCCGCCAGGAGGAGATCGGCACGCCGTTCTGCGTGACCGTCGACTTCGACTCGCTCGAGGACAACGCGGTGACCATCCGCGAGCGCGACACCATGGCACAGGAGCGCGTGGCACTGGACAAGGTGGAGTCCTACCTCGCGGGCCGCCTGCTCGGCTGCTGACGTCCCGGCACCTGCCCGGCAGCGCCGCGCACCCCTGACACCTGTCACGGTCAGGTCGTGACGAGCGGCCTGCCGGTGCGGGGGCGCGCGGCGGCAGAGTCGGGGTATGAACGCAACCAGCTCCCAGCTCAGTGACGCGGAGGTGACGGCAGGCACCGCGGTGCGGTTGTCCGGCCTGCGCAAGACCTACGGCGAGGTGCGCGCCGTCGACGGCATCGACCTCACGATCGCGCCGGGTGAGGTGGTGGCGCTGCTCGGCCCGAACGGCGCCGGCAAGTCCACCACCGTCGACATGATCCTGGGGCTGAGCAAGCCCGACGACGGCGACGTGACGGTGTTCGGCGCGACCCCCGCCGAGGCCGTGCAGACCGGCAGCATCGGCGCGATGCTCCAGGGCGGCGCGCTGCTGGACGACGCGACGGTCGGTGAGACGGTCGCCATGATCGCGTCCCTGCACCGCAAGCCCATGCCGGTGGCCGAAGCCCTCGCCCGCGCGGGCATCGAGGACCTGGCGAACCGGCGCGGCAACAAGCTCTCCGGCGGCCAGAAGCAGCGCGTGCGGTTCGCCGTCGCGCTCGTGTCCGATCCGGACCTGCTGCTGCTGGACGAGCCCACGGCCGCGATGGACGTCGGGAGCCGCCGCGAGTTCTGGCGGTCCATGCAGGCCTTCACCGGCTCCGGTCGCACGGTCGTGTTCGCCACGCACTACCTGGAAGAGGCCGAGGAGTTCGCCGACCGCGTGGTGCTGATGCGTGGCGGGCGGATCGTCGCCGACGGCTCCGTCGCCGAGGTCCGGGCGCTGGCCGGTGGCCGCACGCTTCGTGCGGTGGCGCCCGGCGCCACCGAGGCCGCGGTCGCGAACCTCCCTGGTGTCACCGGGTTTCAGCTCCGCGGTGAGCGGGTCGCGGTGTCCAGCGGCGACTCCGACGCGACCCTGCGCGCGTTGCTCACCGCCTTCCCCGGGGCGCACGACATCGAGATCGCCGCGATCGGCCTCGAAGGTGCGTTCCTGTCGCTGACTTCAGACGAGGAGAACGTCCGATGAGCCTCAGGTTCCTGGCACTGGAGATCCGGCGGGTCACCCGCTCGCCGCGGTTCATGATCTTCACCGTGGCCTTCCCGGTCCTGCTGTTCCTGCTCTACGTCAGCCTGTTCGCCAAGCAGCCCGCCGAGAAGGCCGTGCTGATGGTGAGCATGACCGCCTTCGGCGCGATGACCGCCGCGATGTTCACCGGCACCCGCGTCGCACTGGAGCGGGCCGCAGGCTGGCAGCGGCAGCTGCGGCTGACCCCGTTGTCCGGCGCGGGCTACCTGACGGCGAAGGCGACCACCGGCATGACGCTGGCGCTCGCGCCCGCGATCTTCGTGCCGCTGGTGGCGCTGGTCGCCGAAGGCGTCTCGCTCGACGGGGCTGGGTGGGTGCGGGCCACGCTGGGGGTGTGGCTCGCGGCGATCCCGTTCGCGCTGATCGGACTGCTCATCGGGCAGATCGGCACGGCCGACTCCACCCAGCCGATCACCCAGCTGGTGATGCTGCCGATGGCGCTGCTGGGCGGGATCTTCATCCCGATCGACGCGATGCCGCACTGGCTGCTGCAGATCGCGCAGGTGCTGCCCACCTACTGGATGGGACAGATCGGGCGCGGCGCGGTCACCCCGGATCTGTCCACGGGCCTCGGCAAGGACGTGCTCGTGCTCGGGATCTGGACCGTGGTGCTCGGGGTCGCCGTGGTTCGGCGCTACCGTAAAGACTCGGCCCGGGTCTGACGAGGTGGAACGTGACGCGTGAACGCGGACCGGAGTGGGGCGGCTGGTGGCGGGACGACGCCATCGGTCCGCCCCACGACCGGTCTTCCGGCGCCCGCTGGCCGCTGCTGGGCCTGCTCTTCCTGTTGCCGATCATCATCCCCGCGGTGCGGTCGGCGGCGCACCCGAACACGTCGGTGGTGCACGCGGTGCTCGGGCCGGTGCTGCTGGCGGCCTACGCGGGCTGCTACTTGTTCTTCCCGCAGGTCGTGTTCCGGCGGCCATCGATCCGGGCGAAGCTCGTCTTCTGCACCGGGATGCTCGCGCTCGGCTGGGTCGCGATGCTGGTGCTGCACGAGGGCAGTGTCTACGTGCTGCTGTACGCGATGGCGGTGATCGCCTTCGGGCTGCCGCCGGGCTGGACGCTGATCCTCGACGGCTCCTCGCTGGTGGCGCTGCTGGTGGTGGTGGAGCGGCACGTCGGCGTGGACGGCTCACCGAGCGACGTCGGCACCCTGCTCGGCATCACGTCCGCGATGTTCGCCGTGGGCCGGCTCCTGCACACCGTGCGGAGCCTGCGGGCGGCCCAGGACGAGATCGCCACGCTCGCGGTCACAGCCGAGCGGGAGCGGCTGGCCCGGGACCTGCACGACATCCTCGGACACAGTCTCACCACGATCACCGTGAAGGCGGGCCTCGCGCGGCGGATCCTGGAGAGCGCGCAGGACACCGAGCGCGCGAGCACCGAGATCCACGAGGTCGAAAGCCTCGCCCGCAGCGCGCTGTCGGACGTGCGCGCGACGGTGTCGGAGTACCGCGAGGTGTCGCTGTCGGCCGAGCTGGTGGGGGCGCGGGCGGCGTTGCGGGCCGCGGAGATCGAGGCGGACCTGCCGCACGCGGTGGACAATGTGCTGCCGGACCTGCAGCAGACCTTCGGGTACGTGCTGCGGGAGGCGGTCACGAACGTGCTGCGGCACTCGGGGGCGAAACACGTGAAGGTGCGGTTGGGCAGGACCTGGCTGGACATCGAGGACGACGGCGCCGGCGCGCCCGGCGGTGTGTCGGGGAACGGGCTGCGCGGGCTGACCGAACGGCTGGACCAGATCGGCGGCACCCTGCGCGCGGAGCCGCGGGCGGGCGGCGGCTTCCTGGTGCGCGCCGAGGTGCGGCCCGCGCTGGAGGCCGCCTCGTGATCCGCGTGCTGCTGGCCGACGACCAGGCGATGGTGCGGGGCGCGCTGGCGACCGTGCTCGGGCTCGAAGCGGACATCGAGGTGGTGGCGCAGGTCGGTTCCGGCGAGGAGGTGCTGGCGGCGGCGAAGGAGTCATCGCCCGACGTCGCCCTGCTCGACGTGCAGATGCCCGGCAAGGACGGGCTGAGCGCCGCGGCCGAGCTGCACGCGGCGCTGCCGGCGTGCCGGATCATCGTCTGCACGACCTTCGGCAGGCCCGGCTACCTGGCGCGGGCGATGGCCGCGGGCGCGGCCGGGTTCGTGGTGAAGGACTCGCCGCCCGAGCAGCTGGTCGACGCGGTGCGCCGGGTGTCGAACGGCCTGCGGGTGGTGGACCCGGCGCTGGCCGCGGAGTCGCTGGCGACCGGGCCGAGCCCGCTGACCGGACGGGAGCACGACGTGCTGCGCGCGGCCAGTGACGGCGGCACCGTCGCGGACATCGCACGCCGACTGTTCCTGTCGGAAGGCACTGTGCGCAACCACCTTTCCGCCGCGATCGGCAAGACCGGCGCGCGCACCCGGGCGGAGGCGGTCCGCCTCGCGGAGGAGAACGGGTGGCTGTGAGAATGACGCCGTGGGGACGCGCACGACGACGACAAGGGCCGCCTGGGTGCGGCGTGCCGTGTTCGGCACGCTCCTGGTCGTCGCGCTGACGATCGGCGGCACCGCGTTCCGCGTCTGGCAGATCGCGCGCGTCGACGACCGGTCCGAGGCCGACGTGATCATCGTGCTCGGCGCCGCGCAGTACAACGGAAAGCCGTCGCCGATCTTCCAGGCCCGGCTCAAGCACGCCAAGCAGCTCTACGAGGACGGCGTGGCGAAGGTGATCATCACGGCCGGCGGCAACCGTGCCGGCGACGAGTACACCGAGGCCACCGCCGGCGCCCAGTGGCTGGTCGAGCAGGGCGTGCCGAAGGCGAGCACGCTGCCCGTCGGCGAGGGCCGGGACACGCTCGGCAGCCTGCGCGCGGTCGCGAACGTGGTGGCCGAGCACGGCTGGCACACCGCGGTCCTCGTCAGCGATCCCTGGCATTCGCTCCGGGCTCGCACGATGGCCGACGACGTCGGGATGGAGGCGTGGACCTCGCCGACGCACAGCGGCCCCATCGTGCAGACCCGCCAGACGCAGGCGATGTACATCTTCCGCGAGACCGGTGCGCTGTTGTTCTACCTGCTGACGAAGACCCCGGCCGACGACATCGGCGGCACCGGGCTCGGCTGAAACAGTCGGTGGTCCCGCTTATCGTGGTCACCGTGAGCTGGTACGACGAACACGATCGCGAGCGGCGGGTGCCGGAGCCGCCCAAGCGGGCCGCGCTGCCGGGCTCGCGCGCGGACGGGCGCAGCGACTTCGCGCGCGACAGGGCACGCGTACTGCATTCCGCGGCGCTGCGGCGCCTCGCGGGCAAGACGCAGGTCGTCGGGCCGGGGGAGGGTGCCGAGGTCAGCGGTGTGCCGCGCACCAGGCTCACGCATTCGCTGGAGGTCGCCCAGATCGGCCGGGGCATCGCCGAGGAGCTGGGCGCGGATCCGGACCTGGTGGACACCGCGGGCCTGGCGCACGACATCGGCCACCCGCCGTTCGGGCACAACGGGGAGCAGGCGCTCAACGTCGTCGCGCAGCAGTGTGGCGGGTTCGAGGGCAATGCGCAGACGCTGCGCATCCTGACCAGGCTGGAGCCGAAGCTGGAGCCGGTCGGGCTCAACCTGACCCGCGCCTGCCTCGACGCGGCCACCAAGTACCCCTGGCCGCGTAGGCCGGGGCAGGTCAAGTTCGGCGTCTACGCCGATGACGCCGAGATCTTCGCGTGGATGCGCGAAGGTGCGCCTGAAGGCCGCCGGTGCTTCGAAGCGCAGATCATGGACTGGGCCGACGACGTGGCGTACTCGGTGCACGACGTCGAGGACGGCGTGCTGGCCGGGCGCATCTCGCTGCCCGTGCTGGCGGACGCCGAGGAGCGCGCGGCCGTGGCGGAGCTGGCGGCGAAGCACTTCTCGGACCAGTCGGTGTCCGCGCTGGAAAGCGCGGCGCGGGAGCTGCTGACGCTGCCGGTGGTCGCCGAGCTGGCGAAGCCGGGGCACGACTCGTCGTTCGGTGCGCACGTCGCGCTCAAGCGGGTCACCAGCGAGCTGGTGGGCCGGTTCGCCGCCGCGGCGGTCACCACCACCCGGCAGGCGCACGGGGACGGGCCGCTGACCCGCTACGCCGCCGACCTCGAGGTCCCGGCGCAGGTGCGGGCCGAGGTAGCACTGCTGAAGGCGCTCGCGCTGCGGTACGTGATGAGCGACCCGCGGCGGCTCGCGATGCAGGACGGCCAGCGCCAGATGCTCACCGAGCTGGCCGGGCTGCTGGTCCGCCGCGCGCCCGAGGCGCTGGACAGCGTGTTCCATCCGGCGTGGGAGGCAGCCGGTGACGATGCCGCCCGCCTGCGCGTGGTCGTCGACCAGGTCGCCTCGCTGACGGACGCGCAGGCGCACGCGTGGCACGCCTGGCACACCGGACGGCACTGAAAATCCGGTAGCGTCGAGACGATGGGCAAACCGGAACTGGATCACCTGCGCTTCTGCCTCGCGCTGCACCGCGCCGTCGCCGGCGAGGGCGATTCGTGCTTCTCGCCCTACTCGGTCGCCAGTGCGCTGGGCCTGACGAGCCAAGCCTCGCGGGGTGCGGCTTCCGACGAGCTGGTCCGGCTGCTGGCCGCGGAGGACGCCGACGTGGCGAAGCAGGCGGAGCTGTTGCGGGCCGCGGCCGCACTCAGCGAGTCCGGGCGGCACGAGGCCCCGGTGCTCGCGGTCGCGAACACCCTGTGGACCGCCGAAGAGCTGCCGCTCAACCAGGACTTCCTCGGTGAGCTGGCGGCGTGGCCGAACGGTGCGGTGAAGCCGGCGCCGTTCGCCGCGGACCCGGAAGCGGCCCGCCGCGCCATCAACGCCGACGTGGCCCGGACCACCCGCGACCTCATCCCCGAGCTGCTCAGCCCCGGCGCGGTGAAGCAGGACACCGTGGCCAGCCTGGTCAACGCCCTCTACCTCAAGGTCGCCTGGGTGCACCGCTTCCGCGACGAGCGCACCGAGGACGGCGACTTCCACAGCCCGTCCGGCATCCGGCGGGTGCCGATGATGCACCAGGCGGAGTCGCTCGGGCACGCGGCGCGGGACGGCTGGCAGCTGGTCGAGCTGCCGGCCGCGGGCGGGGTGCAGGCCACGATCCTGCTGCCCGACGGCGACCTGTCCGCGCACGAGCCAGGTCTGGACGAGCACCTGCTCGCGAAGCTGTTGTCGGCGAAGAAGAACCGCCAGGTCCGGCTCGCGATGCCGAAGGTGTCGCTGGACATGCGCGCGGAGCTCAAGCCCGCGCTGGGTGGCCTCGGAGTGCGGACGATGTTCTCGCCCCGGGCGGACTTCAGCCCGCTGACGCCGGACGAGCGGGTGTTCGTCGACGACGTGCTGCACCAGTCGGTCCTGCGGCTCGATGAGCAGGGGCTGGAGGGTGCGGCGGCGACGGCGGTGATGTTCCGCACGCTGTCGATGGTCACCCCGGCGGACCCCCTCGACGTGGTCGTCGACCGGCCTTTCCTGCTCCTCGTGCGGCACGCCGGGACGGGTGTGGTCTACTTTTTCGCCCGCGTAGTCGAACCGTGAGGTAAGAAGTTGACCGCGTTGCTGGAGGCGCCCGGGACGGTGCAGGTGAACGAGCCCGAACGGCGCAGGTGGAACCGTGCCGACTCGATCGTCGGACTGTGCTACCTGCTCGCCGCGTTCGTGATCTACGCCGGGTTGTGGGGCAACCTGAGCAGCGGCTACCTGTACAACAGCGCGCAGGACCAGAACATGTGGGAGTGGTTCTTCTCGACCACCGCCCACTCGGTGTGGCATCTGCAGAACCCGCTGGAGTCGGTGCTGCAGAACTATCCCGACGGCGTCAACATGATGGCCAACACCGCGATGCTCGGCCTGAGCATCCCGCTGTCGCCGATCACGATGCTGTTCGGGCCGACGGTCACCTGGGCGATCGCGCTGACCGGTGGCCTGGCCGGCACGTCGTTCGCCTGGTACTGGGTGTTCTCGCGGCACCTGGTCACCTCGCGGGTCGCGGCCGCGGTCGGCGGGGTGTTCTGCGGGTTCGCGCCGCCGATGATCTCGCACGGCAACGCGCATCCGAACTTCGCGGTGCTGGTGCTGCTGCCGTTCATCGTGCTGCGGCTGATCCGCCTCGCGCAAGGCGCGCGCCCGGTCCGCGACGGGCTGATCCTCGGCGTCCTGCTGGCGTACCAGGTGTTCCTCGGCGAGGAGCCGCTGCTCATCACGATGCTCGGCTTCGTGGTCTTCGCCATCGCTTACGCCGCGTCGCGCTGGCGCGAAGCGGTGAAGATGGTGCGCCCCATGGTGATCGGGCTCGTGATCGCCGGCGTGCTGACGCTCGTGGTGACGATCTTCCCGCTGTGGTGGCAGTTCCTGGGGCCGCAGAGCTACCACACCCTCGAACACGGCTCGGTCGGCAACGACACGGCGGCGTTCACCCGCTTCGCGACGGAGTCCATCGCCGGGGACGCGCAGGCGGCGGCCGACGTGTCGATGAACCGCACGGAGGAGAACGCGTTCTTCGGCTGGCCGCTGATCGTGTTCATGGTGGTGCTGACGGTCTGGCTGTGGCGCAACGTGCTGGCGCGCTCGATCGCGATCTCGATGTTCGTGATGGCGTGGCTGTCGCTGGGGCTGGAGATCACGGTGGCCCACCACGACACCGGTATCCCGGGGCCGTGGCAGTTGCTGGCGAAGCTGCCGCTGTTCGACTCGCTGCTGGAGTCCCGGCTGGCGATGGCGTGCATCCCGGCGATCGGCGCGCTGCTCGCGATCGCGACCGAGCGGGTGTTCCGCGCCGCGCCGTCGTTCCGGGACAAGGACCTGCCGCTGCGGTGGCTGTGGCTGGGCGCGCTGGTCGCGGTCCTGCTGCCGATCGCGCCGACGCCGCTGGAGACCATCACGCGGCCGGGCACGCCGGCGTTCTTCTCGGACGGCACGTGGCGGCAGTACGTGACGAGCGGGTCGGTGGTGACCGTGCCGCTGCCCAACCCGGGTGACGCGCGCGCCCTGCACTGGCAGGTTCAGGCGGACGTCGGGTTCCCGCTCGCGGACGGCTACTTCGTGGGCCCCAACGGCCCGGACGACAAGCGCGGCCGCTACGGCGCGCCCGACCACCCGACGGCGTCTCTGCTCAACGACGTGCACGACACCGGCGACGTGCCGGCCGTGACGGACACCCAGCGCGCCGAAGCCCTGGCCGACCTGCGCTACTGGCACGCGGATGTCGTGGTGCTCGCGCCGGGCACCAACCAGCAGGCCCTCCAGGCGACGGTGGAGCTGCTCCTGCGCACCCCGGCCCGCTACGTGGACGGCGTCTGGCTCTGGGACGTCCGTGCCCTGACGGCGAACGCCACTTAGCCGGGGCGCGGTGGCGGCCGGACGCCGAGCCGCGGGGAAAGATCAAGAGAGTCCTCGCCGGACGGGCAGGCTCCGGGATGAGCCAGGCCCAAAGGGATCTCACCTCGTGCAGGTGGTCGAGTTGGGCGGTCATCCCGTCGCCTGCGGTTTGTGCATATCATTTTGAGCCAGGCCCGCAAGCTTTGGCCTTTCGGCCGCCGGTCCCAGCGGATGTTGCGGACCTGGCTCAAAATGATCGTCCGGTGTCAGGCGACGGGATGACCACCCAACTCCGGGGTTGACATGGCGGCCCGCCTACCGCGCGCACAGCCCGAGGCTGCTACCCCAGATACTCCCCGATCGCCCGGCCCAGATCCTGCCCCGCGCCCGCGCTCATGTGGTCGCCGGGGATGGTCCGGTACTCCGCGACAGGGAGCGCCGCAGCGAGCTGGTCCGCCGTGCCCTGGTCGTCGTCCCCGTCGCCGACCAGCACCAGCACCGGCGTCGTGATCCGCGCCAGCTCCTCGGGCGACGTGTCGACGAACGTGTCGAGCAACCGCAGCAACGCCACCGGATCGCCACCGACCGCACGCAGGAACCGCTCCGCCTTCCACTCCGCCGAGCCGCGCTCGAACGTGCCCAGCTCCGTCAGGATCCGCCGGAAGTGCTCCCCGCGACGGCGGGCGGCGACGATGCCCTCCACCCCGGTCCCGGCGACGATCGCGCGCCCCGGCGTCGCGCCGCGCACCAGCATGCGCACGACCGTCCGGGCGCCGAGCGAATAGCCGCCCAGGTCGTAGTCCACCAGCCCCAGGTGCTCCAGCAGCGCGAACCCGTCGTCGGCGAGGACGTCCGGGGGATAGGCCGCGGGGTCGTGCGGCTTCGCGCTCTCGCCGTGCGCGCGCAGGTCCGGCATGATCACCCGGTGCCCGCGTCCGGCGAGCTCAGCCGCGTGGCCGTAGGCGACCCAGTTGACCCGGGCGGTCGAGAAGTACCCGTGGATCAGCACCAGCGGGCGCCCCTGCCCCACCTCCCGGTACGCGAGCTCGACGCCGTCGCGGCCGGGGAAACGTCCTTCGATCACCAGCCGAGCCTGTCACATTCCGCGGACCCGCTTCGTCTCCATGGTGACCACAGGAGGAGGAAAGCCATGTCCCGCCTACCCGTCCTGTCCACAAAGGACGCCGGACCGTTCGCGAAGCTCGTCTACCGCATCGCCCGCCGCCGCTACGGCGCCATCCCCGAGCCGTTCGCCGTCACCGCGCACCACACCGGGCTGCTGGCCGCCACTGCGATCCACGAGCTGGCGGTCGAGAAGGCCTCCCGGACGCTGCCCGTCAACGTCCGGGAGATCGCCGTCTACCGCGTCGCCGTGCGGCTCGGCTGTTCGTGGTGCGTCGACTTCGGCACGATGCTGCAGAAGCACGACGGCCTCGACATCGAGCGGCTGAAGCACATCGACGACTACGCCACCTCGCCGCATTTCAGCAGGCAGGAGCGCCTCGCGATCGCCTACGCCGACGCGATGACCGCCACGCCCGCGACCGTCACCGACGAGCAGGTCGCCGAGCTGGAGCGCGAGTTCGGCCGTAAGGGCGTGCTCGAGCTGACCTACCAGATCGCGCTGGAGAACCAGCGCAGCCGCATCAACAGCGCGCTCGGCATCACCGACCAGGGCTTCACCTCGGGTGCGGCGTGCCGGGTTCCGCTGCCGGGACTCGCGTGAGCTTGTCCGGGTTCGCCACGTCGTAGATCGCGACGATGCGGCCGTCGCGCACGGCCA
Proteins encoded in this region:
- a CDS encoding response regulator transcription factor, whose amino-acid sequence is MIRVLLADDQAMVRGALATVLGLEADIEVVAQVGSGEEVLAAAKESSPDVALLDVQMPGKDGLSAAAELHAALPACRIIVCTTFGRPGYLARAMAAGAAGFVVKDSPPEQLVDAVRRVSNGLRVVDPALAAESLATGPSPLTGREHDVLRAASDGGTVADIARRLFLSEGTVRNHLSAAIGKTGARTRAEAVRLAEENGWL
- a CDS encoding YdcF family protein, which codes for MGTRTTTTRAAWVRRAVFGTLLVVALTIGGTAFRVWQIARVDDRSEADVIIVLGAAQYNGKPSPIFQARLKHAKQLYEDGVAKVIITAGGNRAGDEYTEATAGAQWLVEQGVPKASTLPVGEGRDTLGSLRAVANVVAEHGWHTAVLVSDPWHSLRARTMADDVGMEAWTSPTHSGPIVQTRQTQAMYIFRETGALLFYLLTKTPADDIGGTGLG
- a CDS encoding serpin family protein, whose amino-acid sequence is MGKPELDHLRFCLALHRAVAGEGDSCFSPYSVASALGLTSQASRGAASDELVRLLAAEDADVAKQAELLRAAAALSESGRHEAPVLAVANTLWTAEELPLNQDFLGELAAWPNGAVKPAPFAADPEAARRAINADVARTTRDLIPELLSPGAVKQDTVASLVNALYLKVAWVHRFRDERTEDGDFHSPSGIRRVPMMHQAESLGHAARDGWQLVELPAAGGVQATILLPDGDLSAHEPGLDEHLLAKLLSAKKNRQVRLAMPKVSLDMRAELKPALGGLGVRTMFSPRADFSPLTPDERVFVDDVLHQSVLRLDEQGLEGAAATAVMFRTLSMVTPADPLDVVVDRPFLLLVRHAGTGVVYFFARVVEP
- a CDS encoding glycosyltransferase family protein, with amino-acid sequence MTALLEAPGTVQVNEPERRRWNRADSIVGLCYLLAAFVIYAGLWGNLSSGYLYNSAQDQNMWEWFFSTTAHSVWHLQNPLESVLQNYPDGVNMMANTAMLGLSIPLSPITMLFGPTVTWAIALTGGLAGTSFAWYWVFSRHLVTSRVAAAVGGVFCGFAPPMISHGNAHPNFAVLVLLPFIVLRLIRLAQGARPVRDGLILGVLLAYQVFLGEEPLLITMLGFVVFAIAYAASRWREAVKMVRPMVIGLVIAGVLTLVVTIFPLWWQFLGPQSYHTLEHGSVGNDTAAFTRFATESIAGDAQAAADVSMNRTEENAFFGWPLIVFMVVLTVWLWRNVLARSIAISMFVMAWLSLGLEITVAHHDTGIPGPWQLLAKLPLFDSLLESRLAMACIPAIGALLAIATERVFRAAPSFRDKDLPLRWLWLGALVAVLLPIAPTPLETITRPGTPAFFSDGTWRQYVTSGSVVTVPLPNPGDARALHWQVQADVGFPLADGYFVGPNGPDDKRGRYGAPDHPTASLLNDVHDTGDVPAVTDTQRAEALADLRYWHADVVVLAPGTNQQALQATVELLLRTPARYVDGVWLWDVRALTANAT
- a CDS encoding deoxyguanosinetriphosphate triphosphohydrolase, with translation MSWYDEHDRERRVPEPPKRAALPGSRADGRSDFARDRARVLHSAALRRLAGKTQVVGPGEGAEVSGVPRTRLTHSLEVAQIGRGIAEELGADPDLVDTAGLAHDIGHPPFGHNGEQALNVVAQQCGGFEGNAQTLRILTRLEPKLEPVGLNLTRACLDAATKYPWPRRPGQVKFGVYADDAEIFAWMREGAPEGRRCFEAQIMDWADDVAYSVHDVEDGVLAGRISLPVLADAEERAAVAELAAKHFSDQSVSALESAARELLTLPVVAELAKPGHDSSFGAHVALKRVTSELVGRFAAAAVTTTRQAHGDGPLTRYAADLEVPAQVRAEVALLKALALRYVMSDPRRLAMQDGQRQMLTELAGLLVRRAPEALDSVFHPAWEAAGDDAARLRVVVDQVASLTDAQAHAWHAWHTGRH